The following proteins are encoded in a genomic region of Penaeus chinensis breed Huanghai No. 1 chromosome 10, ASM1920278v2, whole genome shotgun sequence:
- the LOC125029449 gene encoding uncharacterized protein LOC125029449: MGPFMLVMVPHHIISLICFLYWTLVSTLDYSDWYFPVSFGLLSLQAIAPIFCGAIYSEDIHTQKNALIEPLLMLKGTMKEQASKRQMDTLIDHVKRMDAQIEGRGFFVLNKGMATTVVNTVVTYLVVLIQFYGSGT; the protein is encoded by the exons ATGGGGCCTTTCATGCTGGTGATGGTCCCGCACCACATCATCTCCCTCATCTGCTTCCTCTACTGGACGCTGGTCTCTACCCTGGACTACAGCGACTGGTATTTCCCAGTTAGTTTCGGTCTGCTTTCCCTGCAGGCCATCGCACCCATCTTCTGTGGCGCCATCTACAGCGAGGACATCCACACGCAG AAGAATGCCCTGATCGAGCCTCTGCTCATGCTCAAGGGGACCATGAAGGAGCAGGCGAGCAAGCGGCAG ATGGACACGCTGATCGACCACGTGAAGCGCATGGACGCCCAGATCGAGGGCCGCGGATTCTTTGTCCTCAACAAGGGCATGGCGACCACG gTGGTGAACACGGTGGTGACCTACCTGGTGGTGCTTATACAGTTCTACGGCAGTGGGACCTGA